In Hevea brasiliensis isolate MT/VB/25A 57/8 unplaced genomic scaffold, ASM3005281v1 Scaf254, whole genome shotgun sequence, the sequence AGTTCTTTGTAACGTTGTAAAGTTTGCTTAACTCTTTGCGCAGTTTCATAATGTTCCTCACCAACGATCTGAGGTTGGAGCATAGTTGACGTTGAATCTAAAGGATCTACTGCTGGATAGATACCTTTAGCAGCTAATCCTCTTGATAGTACAGTAGTAGCATCTAAATGTGCAAATGTCGTGGCAGGAGCAGGGTCAGTCAAATCGTCCGCAGGTACATAAACTGCTTGAATAGAAGTTATGGACCCTTCTTTGGTAGAAGTAATTCTTTCTTGTAAAGAGCCCATTTCGGTACTAAGGGTAGGTTGATAACCCACAGCGGAAGGCATTCTACCCAATAAGGCGGATACTTCGGATCCGGCTTGGACGAAACGGAAGATATTGTCGATAAATAGAAGTACGTCTTGTTCATTAACATCTCGAAAATATTCCGCCATAGTTAGGGCAGTCAAACCAACTCTCATACGAGCTCCCGGCGGTTCGTTCATCTGACCATAGACTAGAGCCACTTTTGATTCTGCAATATTTTCTTCATTAATTACTCCAGATTCTTTCATTTCCATGTAAAGATCATTTCCTTCACGAGTACGTTCGCCTACTCCGCCAAATACGGATACACCCCCATGAGCTTTCGCAATGTTATTGATTAATTCCATAATAAGTACTGTTTTACCCACTCCAGCTCCCCCGAATAGTCCGATTTTTCCTCCACGGCGATAAGGGGCTAAAAGATCTACTACTTTTATTCCTGTTTCAAAAATAGATAATTTTGTATCTAACTGTATAAAGGCAGGCGCAGATCTATGAATAGTGGATGTTGCGCGAGTATCTACAGGACCTAAATCGTCAACAGGTTCTCCAAGCACGTTGAAAATTCGTCCTAGAGTTGCCCCACCGACTGGAACACTTAGAGGGGCTCCTGTGTCAATCACTTCCATTCCTCTCGTTAGACCATCTGTAGCACTCATAGCTACAGCGCGAACTCGATTATTTCCTAATAATTGTTGTACTTCACAAGTCACATTAATTTCTTGACCGGCAGTATCTCGACCCTTAACTACCAGAGCGTTGTAAATATTAGGCATCTTGCCCGGGGGAAAAGCTACATCTAGCACTGGCCCAATAATTTGAGCGATACGCCCCAGGTTCTTTTTTTCAAGAGAGGAAACTCCAGGACCAGAAGTAGTATGattttttctcataataataaaaataataaataaaaataataatatgtcgaaatttttttttttttttagtccaaAATAAATGTTCGACGACAAGTTGATCAATTAATTCAGTAAAAAATGTAGTTAGTACTAAATTTCGTTGATACCATCTAAAAAATCCAATTCAATTgtttacttattttcaatttcaaTGAGTGAGTTCAACTAActcatttttaaaatataaaatataaatatccaGTGGATGAATAAAAAGGCTTCCTGAAGCCTTTCATTTGTCTATCATTATAGATAATAATACTATCCATATTTTCTATGGAATTCGCTATTTATGATTCCTGATTTTTATCTCATGGGcccttctttttttattttatttcagcaTATCGATTTACGCctagttattattattttctttttttcatagatgaattctgcagattttcacaTCTCGGATTTACATA encodes:
- the LOC131176819 gene encoding ATP synthase subunit beta, chloroplastic-like, producing MRKNHTTSGPGVSSLEKKNLGRIAQIIGPVLDVAFPPGKMPNIYNALVVKGRDTAGQEINVTCEVQQLLGNNRVRAVAMSATDGLTRGMEVIDTGAPLSVPVGGATLGRIFNVLGEPVDDLGPVDTRATSTIHRSAPAFIQLDTKLSIFETGIKVVDLLAPYRRGGKIGLFGGAGVGKTVLIMELINNIAKAHGGVSVFGGVGERTREGNDLYMEMKESGVINEENIAESKVALVYGQMNEPPGARMRVGLTALTMAEYFRDVNEQDVLLFIDNIFRFVQAGSEVSALLGRMPSAVGYQPTLSTEMGSLQERITSTKEGSITSIQAVYVPADDLTDPAPATTFAHLDATTVLSRGLAAKGIYPAVDPLDSTSTMLQPQIVGEEHYETAQRVKQTLQRYKELQDIIAILGLDELSEEDRLTVARARKIERFLSQPFFVAEVFTGSRGKYVCLAETIRGFKLILSGELDSLPEQAFYLVGNIDEATAKATNLEMENNLKK